In a single window of the Flavivirga spongiicola genome:
- a CDS encoding GNAT family N-acetyltransferase: MEIVVRRLTKSDWRSVSRIYKEGISTGIATFETEVPSWQQWDTKYVSVCRFVALIKGKVVGFAVLSPASKRQVYKGVAEISVYVSNAFKGKHIGETLLKQLIDESETHGFWTLQASIFSENIASINLHLKCGFRVVGIREKIGKLYGKWYDNHFLERRSNKIDLC; the protein is encoded by the coding sequence ATGGAAATTGTTGTTAGAAGATTAACAAAAAGCGATTGGCGTTCCGTTTCAAGAATCTATAAAGAAGGTATCTCTACTGGAATAGCTACTTTTGAAACAGAAGTTCCCAGTTGGCAACAATGGGATACCAAATATGTTTCGGTTTGTAGATTCGTAGCTTTAATAAAAGGAAAAGTTGTGGGATTTGCAGTTTTATCACCAGCCTCAAAGCGACAGGTTTATAAAGGAGTTGCAGAGATTAGTGTATATGTTTCAAATGCATTTAAAGGAAAACATATTGGAGAAACACTGTTGAAACAATTGATTGATGAAAGTGAAACTCATGGGTTTTGGACCTTGCAAGCAAGTATTTTTTCAGAAAACATAGCAAGTATTAATTTACATCTAAAATGTGGATTTAGAGTGGTTGGTATTCGCGAAAAGATTGGGAAATTATATGGAAAATGGTACGACAATCATTTTCTGGAGAGACGAAGTAATAAGATAGATTTATGTTAG
- a CDS encoding arsenate reductase ArsC, whose translation MKNILVLCTGNSCRSQMAHGYLNHFLDNRTVNLYSAGIETHGLNPGALAIMKEDGLNIDHHTSNHVDEYADVNFDYIITVCDHANENCPYIPSKNALRLHHNFFDPSKVVGTNEEKHMAFLKAREEIKTYFKAFVGQYNLV comes from the coding sequence ATGAAGAACATTTTAGTATTGTGTACAGGTAATTCATGTAGAAGCCAAATGGCTCATGGGTATTTAAACCATTTTTTAGATAATAGAACAGTAAACTTATATAGTGCCGGGATTGAAACCCATGGTTTAAACCCGGGAGCATTGGCTATTATGAAAGAAGATGGATTAAATATCGATCATCATACCTCAAACCATGTAGATGAGTACGCTGATGTGAATTTTGATTACATCATCACTGTTTGTGACCATGCTAACGAAAACTGTCCGTACATTCCAAGTAAAAATGCCTTGCGCTTACACCATAATTTTTTCGACCCATCTAAAGTAGTGGGAACTAATGAAGAAAAACATATGGCATTTCTAAAAGCACGAGAAGAAATAAAAACTTATTTTAAAGCGTTTGTGGGACAGTATAACTTAGTTTAA
- a CDS encoding lysophospholipid acyltransferase family protein has protein sequence MTKQQNTGLVTAKEVAKAIQLGKYGFIGTFIGWILMKVLKISTLNKIYKRNKHLNDLPFLDGILDDFQIKFEIPEEDLKRLPKNGAYITISNHPLGGIDGILLLKLMLEQRKDFKIIANFLLHRIAPLKPYIMPVNPFEDRKDVKSSISGFKNSILHLRSGHPLGIFPAGEVSTYRDGKLVVDKPWEEAAMKLVKKAEVPVVPIYFHAKNSKLFYKLSKISDTFRTAKLPSELLTQKRRVIKVRIGKPISVANQKEHIALDDFSDFLRRKTYMLSNAFEDKSKILDNISSTLKTPKAPKRIVTPVDNMLMTKEVEVLIKNNSRLLQSKNYEVFLAEPKSIPNILREIGRLREITFREVGEGTNEAIDLDTFDTYYHHMFLWDNEKKLIAGAYRMGLGSKIFERYGIDGFYLQDLFRFEPELHKMMSQSIEMGRAFIIKEYQQKPMPLFLLWKGIVHTTLRFPEHKFLIGGVSISNQFSNFSKSLMIEFMKSHYYDPYIAQYVHPKKEFKVILKDADKDFVFDATEADLNKFDKIIDEVEPGALRLPVLLKKYIKQNARLVAFNVDPLFNNAVDGLMYIKIADLPDSTVRPVMEEFQAELESKLENNGEA, from the coding sequence ATGACCAAACAACAAAACACTGGGCTGGTAACCGCCAAAGAAGTCGCTAAAGCTATACAATTAGGCAAATATGGGTTTATAGGTACTTTTATTGGTTGGATTTTAATGAAAGTTCTTAAAATATCTACTTTAAATAAAATATACAAGCGTAACAAACACCTTAACGACTTGCCTTTTCTAGATGGTATTTTAGATGACTTTCAAATTAAATTCGAAATCCCTGAAGAGGATTTAAAGCGCTTACCAAAAAATGGTGCTTATATTACTATTTCTAATCATCCCTTAGGTGGTATTGATGGTATACTGCTTTTAAAGCTTATGCTCGAACAGCGAAAAGATTTTAAAATAATAGCCAATTTTTTATTACATAGAATAGCCCCTTTAAAACCCTACATCATGCCTGTTAATCCTTTTGAAGATAGGAAAGATGTAAAATCCAGCATTTCTGGGTTTAAAAATTCTATTTTACATTTAAGAAGTGGACACCCGCTAGGTATTTTTCCTGCAGGTGAAGTATCAACGTATAGAGACGGTAAATTAGTAGTAGACAAACCCTGGGAAGAAGCCGCCATGAAACTTGTTAAAAAAGCTGAAGTCCCTGTAGTTCCTATTTATTTTCATGCTAAAAACAGCAAATTGTTTTATAAACTTTCTAAAATTAGTGACACTTTTAGAACAGCTAAATTACCTTCAGAGCTATTAACTCAAAAACGACGTGTCATAAAAGTTAGAATAGGAAAACCAATCTCTGTTGCCAATCAAAAAGAACACATAGCTCTCGATGATTTTTCTGATTTTTTAAGACGAAAAACCTATATGTTATCCAATGCCTTTGAGGATAAATCGAAGATTTTAGATAATATCTCATCAACATTAAAGACCCCTAAAGCACCTAAACGTATTGTAACACCTGTTGACAATATGTTAATGACAAAAGAGGTTGAAGTTCTTATTAAAAATAATTCCAGACTATTACAAAGTAAAAACTATGAAGTGTTTTTAGCGGAACCAAAAAGCATTCCTAACATTTTACGCGAAATTGGACGCTTACGTGAAATTACTTTTAGAGAAGTTGGTGAAGGAACAAATGAAGCCATAGATTTAGATACATTTGACACCTACTATCACCATATGTTTCTTTGGGATAATGAAAAAAAATTAATAGCCGGTGCCTACCGAATGGGCTTAGGTTCTAAAATTTTTGAACGTTATGGTATCGATGGGTTTTATTTACAGGACCTCTTTAGGTTTGAACCTGAGTTACACAAAATGATGAGTCAGTCTATTGAAATGGGACGCGCTTTTATTATTAAGGAATACCAACAAAAACCCATGCCATTATTTTTACTCTGGAAAGGCATTGTGCATACCACACTGCGTTTTCCTGAGCATAAATTTTTAATTGGGGGAGTTAGTATTAGTAATCAGTTTTCTAATTTCTCAAAATCATTGATGATAGAATTTATGAAATCTCATTATTACGATCCGTATATAGCGCAATATGTACATCCTAAAAAAGAGTTTAAAGTCATCCTTAAAGACGCCGATAAAGACTTTGTTTTTGATGCTACTGAAGCTGATTTAAATAAATTCGACAAGATTATAGACGAGGTAGAACCTGGGGCTTTACGTTTACCTGTACTACTAAAAAAGTACATAAAACAAAATGCTCGATTGGTCGCATTTAATGTGGACCCATTATTCAACAATGCTGTTGATGGTTTAATGTATATTAAAATTGCCGACTTACCAGACAGTACCGTACGCCCTGTTATGGAAGAGTTTCAAGCAGAGTTAGAAAGCAAGCTGGAGAATAACGGGGAAGCTTAA
- a CDS encoding aspartate kinase, giving the protein MRVFKFGGASVKDAAGVKNIAIVLQKVGYANTLIIVSAMGKTTNALEIVIKNYFENKSQLQSAFQEVKKYHNVILLDLFENESHPAFKKVSILFDELNNFFTTNKSPDYNFVYDQVIGFGELVSTTIISEYLNAISVKNNWIDVRTQIKTDSYYRRANVNWEETQSLITSKLDKTVLNITQGFLGSDSNNFTTTLGREGSDYTAAIYGYCLNVENVTIWKDVPGVLNADPRYFENAQLLNKISYREAIELAFYGASVIHPKTIQPLQGKEIPLYVKSFLNPEASGTRIGKNVTLDPMIPCFIVKKNQVLVSLSSLDFSYIVEENISDIFNLLHQYKMKVDVIQNSAISFSVCVDNIFNNLDKLLYHLKAKFKVTCNENVSLYTIRHYNKNALNQIEADKTVLLKQLTQETVQVVTK; this is encoded by the coding sequence ATGCGGGTATTCAAATTTGGTGGCGCATCGGTAAAAGATGCTGCTGGTGTAAAAAACATAGCTATTGTATTGCAAAAAGTGGGTTACGCTAACACACTAATTATTGTTTCTGCTATGGGAAAAACAACCAATGCTTTGGAAATCGTTATCAAAAACTATTTTGAAAACAAATCCCAATTACAAAGCGCATTCCAGGAAGTTAAAAAATATCACAATGTCATTCTATTAGATTTATTTGAAAATGAAAGCCATCCAGCTTTTAAAAAAGTATCTATTCTTTTTGATGAATTAAATAACTTTTTCACAACAAATAAATCACCAGATTACAACTTTGTTTATGACCAGGTCATAGGTTTTGGCGAATTAGTTTCAACAACCATAATAAGTGAATACTTAAACGCTATCAGCGTAAAAAATAACTGGATTGATGTTAGAACCCAAATTAAAACAGATAGTTATTATAGACGTGCCAATGTAAATTGGGAAGAAACACAAAGTTTAATAACTTCAAAACTCGATAAAACTGTTTTAAATATTACACAAGGGTTTTTAGGTAGCGATTCTAACAACTTTACAACCACACTTGGTAGAGAAGGAAGTGATTATACAGCAGCTATTTATGGCTATTGTTTAAATGTCGAAAACGTTACTATTTGGAAAGATGTTCCTGGCGTTTTAAATGCAGACCCTCGCTATTTTGAAAACGCCCAACTGCTAAATAAAATATCATACAGAGAAGCTATAGAATTGGCTTTCTACGGGGCATCAGTAATTCATCCAAAAACAATACAACCACTGCAAGGTAAAGAAATTCCATTATACGTAAAATCATTCTTAAATCCCGAAGCATCCGGAACAAGAATTGGTAAAAATGTTACTTTAGATCCTATGATTCCTTGCTTCATTGTAAAGAAAAATCAAGTTTTAGTTTCTTTATCATCTTTAGATTTCTCATATATAGTTGAAGAAAATATTAGTGATATTTTCAATTTACTACACCAATACAAAATGAAAGTAGATGTGATTCAAAATTCTGCTATCAGTTTTTCGGTTTGTGTAGATAATATTTTTAATAATCTTGATAAATTATTATATCATTTAAAAGCAAAATTTAAAGTAACTTGTAACGAAAATGTATCACTTTACACGATTCGTCATTATAATAAAAACGCCCTTAATCAGATTGAGGCCGATAAAACCGTGTTATTAAAACAATTAACTCAAGAAACCGTTCAGGTAGTAACTAAATAA
- a CDS encoding GNAT family N-acetyltransferase, with amino-acid sequence MNYSIRKATKSDMPQVLHLIKELASFEKEANAVEVTVEDLQADGFGHEPKFQCFVAEANNTIEGIALVYNRYSTWKGKTLHLEDLIVSEQMRGSGLGTALLDEVIKYGHDLRVKRINWEVLDWNEPAIAFYEKKGAQVKRDWDVVHLDEQGIKDYISKL; translated from the coding sequence ATGAATTACTCTATAAGAAAAGCTACTAAAAGCGACATGCCTCAAGTACTCCATTTAATAAAAGAACTAGCCAGTTTTGAAAAAGAAGCCAATGCTGTAGAAGTTACTGTTGAAGATTTGCAGGCAGATGGGTTTGGTCATGAACCTAAATTTCAATGTTTTGTAGCTGAAGCAAATAATACAATCGAAGGTATTGCTCTGGTTTACAATCGATACTCTACATGGAAAGGAAAAACATTACACTTAGAAGATTTAATAGTAAGTGAGCAGATGAGGGGTTCTGGTTTAGGAACTGCTCTTTTAGATGAAGTTATTAAATACGGACATGATTTAAGGGTAAAACGGATTAATTGGGAAGTACTTGATTGGAACGAACCAGCTATTGCTTTCTATGAAAAAAAGGGAGCACAAGTAAAACGTGATTGGGATGTTGTTCATTTAGATGAACAGGGAATTAAAGATTATATATCAAAATTATAA
- the fbp gene encoding class 1 fructose-bisphosphatase, translated as MAHKKQTLGEFIIENQSSFKYSSGELSSLINSIRLAAKVVNHEVNKAGLVDIIGAAGDLNIQGEDQQKLDVYANDKFIQTLTNRNIVCGIASEEEDDFISINSQDENHQNKYIVLIDPLDGSSNIDVNVSVGTIFSIYRRVTPVGTPVTLKDFLQKGSEQVAAGYVVYGTSTMLVYTTGDGVNGFTLNPAIGSFYLSHPDMQFPEDGTIYSVNEGNYIHFPQGIKDYIKYCQLEEADRPYTSRYIGSLVSDFHRNMIKGGVYLYPQSSKNPKGKLRLLYECNPMAFLAEQANGKASDGFVRTMDVEPTELHQRVPFICGSKNMVEKCEAFMRNAQ; from the coding sequence ATGGCTCATAAAAAACAAACTCTAGGAGAATTTATTATTGAAAATCAATCATCTTTTAAATATTCTTCGGGTGAATTATCTAGTCTTATCAATTCCATTAGGTTAGCAGCAAAAGTGGTAAATCATGAAGTTAATAAAGCAGGGTTAGTAGATATTATTGGGGCAGCAGGAGATCTGAATATTCAAGGAGAAGATCAACAAAAACTGGATGTTTATGCTAACGATAAATTCATACAAACACTAACCAATAGAAATATTGTTTGTGGTATTGCGAGTGAGGAAGAAGACGATTTTATCTCAATTAATAGCCAGGATGAAAATCACCAAAATAAATACATCGTATTAATAGATCCTCTAGATGGTTCTTCAAATATTGATGTGAATGTGTCTGTGGGAACTATTTTTTCAATTTACAGGCGTGTTACACCGGTTGGCACCCCAGTGACGCTTAAAGATTTTTTACAAAAAGGCAGTGAGCAAGTAGCCGCCGGTTATGTGGTATATGGCACATCTACTATGTTGGTTTATACAACTGGTGATGGTGTTAACGGATTTACACTAAACCCTGCCATAGGCTCCTTTTATTTATCGCATCCAGATATGCAATTTCCTGAAGATGGAACCATTTATTCCGTAAATGAAGGGAACTATATTCATTTCCCGCAAGGTATTAAAGATTATATTAAGTATTGTCAGTTAGAAGAGGCCGATAGACCGTATACTTCCAGATATATTGGGTCATTGGTTTCTGATTTTCATAGAAATATGATTAAAGGAGGGGTTTATTTATATCCGCAAAGCTCAAAAAATCCAAAAGGAAAATTACGTTTGTTATATGAATGTAATCCTATGGCCTTTTTAGCAGAACAAGCTAATGGAAAGGCTAGTGACGGGTTTGTACGAACTATGGATGTTGAACCCACAGAATTACATCAACGTGTGCCATTTATTTGCGGAAGCAAAAATATGGTTGAAAAATGTGAAGCGTTTATGCGGAATGCACAATAA
- a CDS encoding T9SS type A sorting domain-containing protein: MKGPLLLVFTLISLIINSQSITSAEYFYNTDPGVGNGISLTVNSNTGALSQTFSIPTTSLSEGFNSFYIRTFNSSNNWSLYDRQNFYLKSFDTFTITAAEYFFNTDPGVGKGTSIAVNSNSGQLTQVFSIPTASLSEGFHSFYLRTQDNDGNWSLYDRQIIYIKDFDLSPDEVSSAEYFIDNDPGVGNGTSIVFGDASQSTQVLNIDSTGLADGDHLFYVRVQDTNGDWSIYDMSLFTIDNSLGIEDSLFKLVKIYPNPFENEISIKLPQGGQIIKTQIYNKLGQTIYRNTENKSALELSNLKNGIYILNLETNLGKASFKIIKK, translated from the coding sequence ATGAAAGGGCCTTTATTATTAGTTTTTACTTTGATTAGTTTAATAATCAATTCTCAAAGTATAACTTCAGCTGAGTACTTTTACAATACAGATCCCGGGGTGGGGAATGGCATTTCGCTAACTGTAAATAGTAATACAGGTGCCCTCAGTCAAACATTTTCTATACCAACAACCAGTTTGTCTGAGGGCTTTAACAGCTTTTATATTAGAACTTTTAACAGTAGTAATAACTGGAGCTTGTACGATAGACAAAACTTCTATCTAAAAAGTTTTGACACGTTCACCATTACCGCTGCAGAATATTTTTTTAATACAGATCCAGGGGTTGGCAAAGGAACCTCCATAGCCGTAAATAGTAATTCCGGACAATTAACTCAAGTTTTCTCAATTCCTACCGCAAGTTTATCAGAAGGTTTCCACAGTTTCTATTTGAGAACTCAAGATAACGATGGTAATTGGAGTTTATATGACAGGCAAATTATTTACATAAAGGATTTCGATTTATCACCAGATGAAGTTTCGTCTGCCGAATATTTTATAGATAATGACCCCGGAGTTGGAAATGGCACTTCTATTGTATTCGGAGATGCATCACAGTCCACTCAAGTTTTAAATATTGATTCCACAGGTTTAGCCGATGGGGATCATTTATTTTATGTTCGTGTCCAGGATACTAATGGTGATTGGTCTATTTATGATATGTCCCTCTTTACTATTGACAACAGTTTAGGTATTGAAGATAGTTTATTTAAATTAGTAAAGATTTATCCTAATCCTTTTGAAAATGAAATATCAATTAAATTACCGCAAGGCGGTCAAATTATAAAAACACAAATTTATAACAAGTTAGGACAAACTATTTATAGGAATACAGAAAACAAGTCAGCTTTAGAATTATCAAACTTAAAAAATGGTATTTATATTCTAAATTTAGAAACCAATTTAGGTAAAGCATCATTTAAAATTATAAAGAAGTAA
- a CDS encoding right-handed parallel beta-helix repeat-containing protein: MKTKQLLLSVGILFSFLCHAQTTITVDNSVGSNAQYSDLQSAISAASNGDIIYVHASEINYGNITIDKEIKLIGFGHSNVNKQTMVTDLILNANSSNTVISGFHVTDDIYTNSNSLISNLTIENNIIDSALLFDSSGGADNVIIRGNIIYQIGFGSNSSSRDNYTNTIISNNIITYYIGLKNHQSITIKNNIFLSPNNSYPVYNAGNATGSITVQNNIFYYNSSSILNPDADGVIFENCLTYNIGSGSLIALNGSNNLNNQNPNFVSADDTDFNVTDDYHLQGGSPAIDAGVGGIDIGIYDGGAFTFNNLGLTNGIPTVKITNITDRIAPGANLSVTINTNAN; the protein is encoded by the coding sequence ATGAAAACAAAACAATTACTCTTAAGCGTAGGTATACTATTCTCTTTTTTATGTCATGCGCAAACAACAATTACAGTCGATAATTCTGTTGGCAGCAATGCTCAATATAGTGATTTACAAAGTGCCATTTCTGCAGCCAGTAATGGGGATATTATTTATGTACATGCTTCTGAAATTAATTATGGGAATATTACCATTGATAAAGAAATCAAGCTTATTGGTTTTGGACATAGTAATGTTAACAAACAAACTATGGTTACCGATTTAATTTTAAACGCCAATTCATCAAACACTGTTATTTCGGGATTTCATGTAACTGACGATATTTATACAAATAGCAATAGTTTGATATCTAACTTAACTATTGAAAATAACATCATTGATAGTGCTTTACTTTTTGATAGCTCTGGAGGTGCAGATAATGTTATTATTAGAGGCAACATCATTTATCAAATCGGGTTTGGTAGTAATTCATCAAGTCGCGACAATTATACCAATACTATTATTTCAAACAATATCATAACATATTATATAGGGCTAAAAAACCATCAATCTATAACTATTAAAAATAATATTTTCTTAAGCCCAAATAATAGCTATCCTGTTTATAATGCTGGAAATGCCACTGGAAGTATTACCGTACAAAACAACATTTTTTATTATAACTCTAGTAGTATCTTAAATCCAGATGCCGATGGTGTCATATTTGAAAATTGTTTAACCTATAATATTGGGTCTGGTAGTTTAATAGCCTTAAACGGCTCCAATAACCTGAATAATCAAAATCCAAATTTTGTAAGCGCAGACGATACCGATTTTAATGTTACCGACGATTATCATCTTCAAGGAGGTTCTCCCGCTATTGACGCTGGCGTTGGAGGCATAGATATCGGTATTTATGATGGAGGTGCTTTTACATTCAATAATCTTGGCTTAACCAATGGCATACCAACTGTAAAAATTACTAATATCACTGACAGAATTGCTCCTGGAGCTAACCTTAGTGTTACAATAAACACAAACGCTAACTAG
- a CDS encoding outer membrane protein, with protein sequence MKKIYFFTVLFTLLINSNLSAQGMTEAGSLGVGAQFNSLFYGLSAKYNFTEIHSGEIVVGGGNYGFGGDFSSFTVTGRYLYNFDIGNENLRPYVFGQVGFWTLKFDGFNILGVSTPEVKETSISYGFGGGAEYAFSGLEQLGFNIEIGYGGGSFGNGLGYSGMIFGAGFHYYFNL encoded by the coding sequence ATGAAAAAAATCTATTTCTTTACCGTTCTATTTACCTTATTAATAAATTCAAACCTTAGCGCACAAGGTATGACCGAAGCTGGTTCTTTGGGTGTTGGCGCTCAATTTAACAGTCTTTTTTATGGTCTAAGCGCCAAATATAATTTTACTGAAATTCACTCTGGAGAAATTGTAGTCGGAGGAGGTAACTACGGATTTGGTGGTGACTTCAGCTCCTTTACCGTAACTGGTAGATATCTATACAATTTCGATATAGGGAATGAAAACCTTAGACCTTATGTATTTGGTCAGGTAGGCTTTTGGACCTTAAAATTTGATGGATTTAACATTCTTGGTGTCTCTACACCAGAAGTAAAAGAAACTTCAATATCCTATGGTTTTGGTGGTGGTGCAGAATATGCTTTTAGTGGTTTGGAACAATTAGGCTTTAACATAGAGATTGGCTATGGCGGCGGTTCTTTTGGTAATGGTCTTGGATACTCAGGAATGATTTTCGGAGCAGGGTTTCATTATTATTTTAACCTCTAA
- a CDS encoding vWA domain-containing protein has translation MRKIYFLTILATTLFACSSDDSNNSSPEQAFENLNDVTTTSLETTIPRLEISQSNNKLVALLSVTDQDGIPLEQFTLGNYEIKITANDGDPVAIDQNQTTLSELNNTNTNPLAMATTMDYSGSMSNINIQDMEAALKNFISLKDDADLMSVIKFASSIKEVQGFTSDTSLLETAISTNANIGSLTAFYSACDLGLEEVNKLSDVLPVVIGFTDGFDNRSTISLNNLILKSKSLSIPIYTVGFGNTDQFGLEFLANETGGRFFYAPTSEDISNLYEIINQQLRKLYILEWAINYPSGTVLTIEITTNYTAANGSFTDVSTKTITIQ, from the coding sequence ATGAGAAAAATCTATTTTTTAACCATTTTAGCAACTACTTTATTTGCTTGCTCATCTGATGATTCTAATAACTCTTCACCAGAACAAGCTTTCGAAAATCTAAACGATGTTACGACTACAAGCCTTGAAACAACCATTCCTCGATTAGAAATTTCGCAATCAAATAATAAGCTAGTTGCTTTATTATCTGTTACCGATCAGGATGGAATTCCTTTAGAACAATTTACGCTTGGGAATTATGAAATTAAAATAACCGCAAATGATGGTGACCCAGTAGCAATCGACCAAAATCAAACCACACTCTCAGAATTAAACAATACCAATACGAACCCCTTGGCCATGGCTACCACTATGGATTACTCTGGAAGTATGAGCAATATTAATATTCAGGATATGGAAGCTGCGCTGAAAAACTTTATTAGCCTTAAAGACGATGCCGACTTAATGTCTGTAATCAAATTTGCAAGTTCTATAAAAGAAGTACAGGGCTTTACCTCGGACACATCATTACTTGAAACAGCAATAAGTACTAATGCAAACATTGGTTCACTTACAGCATTTTACAGCGCCTGCGATTTAGGACTTGAAGAGGTAAACAAACTTAGTGATGTTTTGCCTGTAGTAATAGGCTTTACAGATGGTTTCGATAATAGATCAACCATTTCGCTAAATAATTTAATACTTAAATCTAAATCTTTAAGCATTCCTATTTATACAGTAGGTTTTGGAAACACAGATCAATTTGGTTTAGAGTTTTTAGCAAATGAAACTGGTGGGCGATTTTTTTATGCTCCAACGAGTGAAGACATTTCAAACCTTTATGAAATAATTAATCAACAATTACGAAAGCTATATATTCTGGAATGGGCAATTAACTATCCTTCTGGAACTGTATTAACAATAGAAATTACTACCAACTATACGGCTGCCAATGGTTCATTTACTGACGTATCGACAAAAACAATCACTATTCAATAA